CCCTTATCCACAGTCAGCATCCAAGGTTCAAAGCTAGTCTCCCCAAGTGTGGTCACCACGCCATCAGGAGTTATTTTCCTGATTTTCCATCCGAACACATCGGTCATGATGATATTGCCTTCCGCATCACAATCCATACCATAGAGTCCATTGAAGCGGGCTTGTGCTCCTGTTCCGTCTATGTCACCGCTGTTTCCGGCGAGTCCGGCCAAAGTGGTAACTGTTCCGTCGGGAGTAATCTTGCGGACACAATAGTTGACACAGTCGCCTACGTACACGTTTCCAGCGTCATCGACGCAAATGGAGCCTTTCCGCCAGTCTTCGGCAGGATCTCCCTTGGCACCGTCAAAGAAGAACAATGCTTCGCTTCCATTGCCATCCTGGTATCCCGGTTCGCCATTGCTGCTACCGGCAAAAGTGGTAACTACCGCTGAGAACGAATAGGTGAATGCTTCAATGGTGCGGACAGGCTCCCGGTTGGCGACAGTAACTGTCAACACACCGTCACCTAACTTGGGCGGAACAATAGCCATGATATTGTTCATGTTGCAGCTCAGCACTTTTAAGGGAATGTTTCCTAAAGTCACCGAAATATCTTCCGGATTCTCCGAAAAGTTCTTTCCGGTAATAAGGATTTCCGTTCCGGCGCTACCGCTGGTCGGATAGAAACGGTTCACTACCACCGGACTGCCGGCATCGTGCCCGTCGTCGTCCTTACAACTGCTAAGCAGACTTGTACTGCATACCAGCAAAGCCAAAGTAATATATTGAATAATGTTCAGTTTCATAAGACTTATCATTTTTCTACGGTTGTTATTTTCTTTACACAATTATTCCGGCGGTCTAATACATACACCGTACCGTCCTTGCCGACGCATACAGAAGAAGGAGCGCCAAAGGCAGCAGGCAGGCTTTCGATAGTGGAATTGATTCCAGCATAAGAGAGTACTTCGAAGCTGCTGTCCGTATTGCCGGATGTTCCCGAACCAGCGAAGGTGGAAACCATTCCCGTCTTCTGGTCTATGTAACGAATACTCTGGTCGGCACTGACTGTCGAAGCATCTGACGTACCATTGCCTGCCACCAGAATGTTTCCGTCCGGCGTAACAGCTATTCCCCACGGGCTGGTAAATGTAGCTTCGTTGTACGCACCGTCGGAGTATCCGCTCCGTCCGCTGCCGGCTATCACAATCGGTGTACCCCAACTGTCTTTTGCATATTTGATGATTTGGTGAGTTCCGATATTGGTAGTATAAAGATCTCCCGTAGTCTTATCTACGTCCATTCCGCCGCAACTTCCATTGCCGGTAATAATCAAAGTACCTGCGCTTGCCGGGTCACCGCCATAATCATTCAAGTCCTTGAGAAGAATATCTCCGTTTGACTTCATGCTGTAAAGCCGGTTGTTCGCCTCATCAACAGCCAGACTAATGGCTGCCTGCCAACCCAAATAAAGAGCTTTGCCATCGGGTTCGAAACATACGGTTGCACCTGTCCAGTCGTCACAGATATACATATTTCCCTTGCTATCCACCTTTAAGTCAGTAGGACGTACCACTGCGTTGTAGGAACCTGTGCCACCATTTTCATATCGCCAGTTTAGTCCCCAGTCAACCGTACTTTCCGTTCCTGCGCCGGCCGCTTCGCTGACGGTTCCGTCGGGCGTGATTTTACGAACACGCAAATTGCCTATATCCGTCAGATATACGTTGCCGTCGTTATCTACCGCGATTCCGCCCCGGCGGTATTCCCAATCCGCACACATTATATTAAATTCGGAACTTCCCGGCAGCGTGGTAATCGTACGCTCGAACAAGAGGTCTTTATATTCAAATTCACCGGTAGAAAGCGTTCTTCCGTTGAAGCTGATGATAATAGGATAAGAACCGAAATCCGCTTCGGGAATAGTCACCTGGAAATAACCTTCTTCTGCCGTACATTCTGCCGTTATGCCATTATAAGTTGCAGTCGGATTCTTGATTTCTGCCGGCAGGTTCTCCACATAGATGCGTACCTTCGTCCCTACTTTTCCGTAAGCAGGAGAAAAGCCTGTGATGGCTGTTTTCCGGAAAGTAAAGTTTACTTCCGATTGGGTGGTCTTTCCTTTTGTATTGATGACAATAGGAGCTGTCCCTATCGCTTCATTATCAGGAACTTCGACCAATAATTGTTCTTCATTGGAACGCAGAATGGAGAGTTCCACTTCATTGATGGTCACACTGATAGAAGCCGCATCCAGGGGAAACTGCTCTCCGTTTATCAGTAATTGCGTGCCGCCTTTTCCTGTATTCGGAGCAAAATCATAGATAGAAAGCTCTCCGGAACGGAGCGACAGCGACTTTTCATCATCGTCCGTACAACCTCCGGTGATAATGGCTGCTGTCAGGATAACAGCCATAGATATATAGTATGAAATTGTTTTCATTTTGCTATCTTATTAGTTTTATATTATCGGGGAAAATTTACCATCCCGGATTCTGTACCAGGCCACGTCCGCGGTCAATCTCTGTCTGATAGATAGGATACAGGTACATCTTATTATCCCAATATCTGGTCTGCAAGATTTTACGTTCATAGAAACCTTCAAAAGCAAAGCCTTGTCCCTGGTCGTCGGCAAGCACATTCATACGATAGATCTTGCGGTTTTCTTCTTTCTCATAAAGCAGGCGGCGGGCAAGTGTCCAGAAACGGTCGCCTTCGAAAGCCAGTTCGATTTGGCGTTCACGAAGAATCCATTCACGCATTTTGTCCTTGTCTCCCAAATCCTGCGGGTAGGTAGCCATAATCTTCGGAATACCTGCACGGTCACGGATTTCATTAAAGTAGCTGATAATTTTGGAATCTTCAGGGTTGTATTCATTCATCGCTTCCATATAGTTCAAGAGTATCTCGGCGTAACGAATATGTATAAACGGACGATATACCGCCTGGTCGTTACGGATACTGGAAGAGGTACTTACTTTCTTCGCTATATTGTAGCCGGTAAAGTCAGTCATTTGCGTTCCTGCGCCCGATGAACCCGAATAGTAATATTCAGCTCTTCCGAATCCGTCCTTATTCTTGTCGGATGAGAAGTAGTTGCGGTCGTCTACGGTAATGGCAGAAAGTGCAGGACGTCCATTGTAATGTACGGAAGCATAGAAACGGGGCTCACGGTTGGCGTACATATTGGATTCTCCCTTGCGGTATCCCCGGTTGATTTCATTACGGACTTTTCCGTATTCTGCGGGGTCGTCTTCTTTCGCGAATCCTGCTTCGGTATAGTTCTCATCATCATTAATATCCAGTCCGTCACGGGTCAAGAACGCATCTACGATATTTTGTGTCGCATTCTGCATGCTATATCCGCCGTTTTTCGGGTTGCAACGTTTGTCATAGCCCCACTGCCAGTCTCCTGATTTATGTGTAGCGAATATGACTTCGGCATGATTGCCGGACATAAATAAATCGCGGAAAGACAAATAAGGGTCAAAGGTTCTGTCACCGCTTTCCGTATTACGGTAGAGGTGATAAATACCCAAATCAATCACATCTTCGGCAGCCTCAGCGGCAATCCGCCATTTCTCGTTATCTTTGGTCTGGGGCGCCAGCAGTTCGCCGTCCTTATTCTTGAAATCCTTTAGACGGGGATTTCCATTCCAAAGTTCGCTGGCTGCCAACAAACGTACTTGTGAGATTACGGCCAAGGCGGCGCCTTTCGTAGGACGTCCCAAGTATGCCGTAGAAGTCCATACTTCCGGGAGTTCGCCCAGCGTGGATTCCATCAGTTCACAAACATACTCTACACATTCTTCAAACGGACGGCGCACGTATTTATTAAAGTCTTCGTCCTGTTCGACCGGTTTATCAAAAATCACAAACGGACCATACAGGCGCAAGATGTTCCAGTAGAACCAACCGCGCAGGAAGCGTGACTCTGCCTTGTATTGTATCTTCAGGTCTGTGCTCAGCACGCCTTCGGGAACACGGTCTATATTCTCTTCAAAAATAAGCGCTTTCTGAATACCCCGATAAGCGGCATTCCATTTATTATCTCCCAGCGTATTGGAAGGGCCCCAGTTACCTTCCACCATCTTACGGACATTCGTATTGGAGAATACACAAGAACTTTCGTCGGCAAAGCCAAATACGACCGGATCATCCGTAGATAGCCAGATATATCCGTAGATATTATATAAGTAAGCCTCTGCATCTGTACGGGTTTCCCAGATCATATCCGATGTTTTCAGATTCTCAGGCTTCTGATCCAGATAGTCACAGGAAGTGACCATTCCCATCGCGCCAATAGATAATAATCCGGCAGCCAATATACGGTTAAATATTTTTTTCATTGTTTTCATTGCTTGATTAGATTAAAATGAAA
The DNA window shown above is from Bacteroides faecium and carries:
- a CDS encoding IPT/TIG domain-containing protein → MKTISYYISMAVILTAAIITGGCTDDDEKSLSLRSGELSIYDFAPNTGKGGTQLLINGEQFPLDAASISVTINEVELSILRSNEEQLLVEVPDNEAIGTAPIVINTKGKTTQSEVNFTFRKTAITGFSPAYGKVGTKVRIYVENLPAEIKNPTATYNGITAECTAEEGYFQVTIPEADFGSYPIIISFNGRTLSTGEFEYKDLLFERTITTLPGSSEFNIMCADWEYRRGGIAVDNDGNVYLTDIGNLRVRKITPDGTVSEAAGAGTESTVDWGLNWRYENGGTGSYNAVVRPTDLKVDSKGNMYICDDWTGATVCFEPDGKALYLGWQAAISLAVDEANNRLYSMKSNGDILLKDLNDYGGDPASAGTLIITGNGSCGGMDVDKTTGDLYTTNIGTHQIIKYAKDSWGTPIVIAGSGRSGYSDGAYNEATFTSPWGIAVTPDGNILVAGNGTSDASTVSADQSIRYIDQKTGMVSTFAGSGTSGNTDSSFEVLSYAGINSTIESLPAAFGAPSSVCVGKDGTVYVLDRRNNCVKKITTVEK
- a CDS encoding RagB/SusD family nutrient uptake outer membrane protein — translated: MKKIFNRILAAGLLSIGAMGMVTSCDYLDQKPENLKTSDMIWETRTDAEAYLYNIYGYIWLSTDDPVVFGFADESSCVFSNTNVRKMVEGNWGPSNTLGDNKWNAAYRGIQKALIFEENIDRVPEGVLSTDLKIQYKAESRFLRGWFYWNILRLYGPFVIFDKPVEQDEDFNKYVRRPFEECVEYVCELMESTLGELPEVWTSTAYLGRPTKGAALAVISQVRLLAASELWNGNPRLKDFKNKDGELLAPQTKDNEKWRIAAEAAEDVIDLGIYHLYRNTESGDRTFDPYLSFRDLFMSGNHAEVIFATHKSGDWQWGYDKRCNPKNGGYSMQNATQNIVDAFLTRDGLDINDDENYTEAGFAKEDDPAEYGKVRNEINRGYRKGESNMYANREPRFYASVHYNGRPALSAITVDDRNYFSSDKNKDGFGRAEYYYSGSSGAGTQMTDFTGYNIAKKVSTSSSIRNDQAVYRPFIHIRYAEILLNYMEAMNEYNPEDSKIISYFNEIRDRAGIPKIMATYPQDLGDKDKMREWILRERQIELAFEGDRFWTLARRLLYEKEENRKIYRMNVLADDQGQGFAFEGFYERKILQTRYWDNKMYLYPIYQTEIDRGRGLVQNPGW
- a CDS encoding IPT/TIG domain-containing protein, encoding MKLNIIQYITLALLVCSTSLLSSCKDDDGHDAGSPVVVNRFYPTSGSAGTEILITGKNFSENPEDISVTLGNIPLKVLSCNMNNIMAIVPPKLGDGVLTVTVANREPVRTIEAFTYSFSAVVTTFAGSSNGEPGYQDGNGSEALFFFDGAKGDPAEDWRKGSICVDDAGNVYVGDCVNYCVRKITPDGTVTTLAGLAGNSGDIDGTGAQARFNGLYGMDCDAEGNIIMTDVFGWKIRKITPDGVVTTLGETSFEPWMLTVDKGNGDIFVSSNSGIYKWTKDGSTQISTGNFRGLALDKEGNLYGADQILNGIVKFKAGTWEAENLTGKGTAGYLNGAFEDALFTFPCDLAIDSNGDIYVAGNGSWNGGENLDQSIRLLDMTNRTVRLVAGGTQEGYVDANGSSAVFAGPQDLAVDKNGVIYVYDKKNNVIRKIVYE